A region from the Mercenaria mercenaria strain notata chromosome 7, MADL_Memer_1, whole genome shotgun sequence genome encodes:
- the LOC123554183 gene encoding uncharacterized protein LOC123554183, with product MSRKPPNKRKRLESTRSQASGISALSNIARSTDDVNDSDSRCSATSNCNCNGFLHGTHNDAINVVPPQINFDTQTVSQENRRQRRVSWGLCDEDEETIPKGLNNQPDVLFNNRSNGQDQRVEIYAKNYIPHQDSAVPITSRRSEVELRRQLAEQQQQISHLLERDRINTQKLLQRQKLQQRRSISVTSLRGSPQDCVTSVNRDRIPGQHVYESVPRVSQINIPSEANVRNESVFVFPSARAAGVAQRRSRSCDFLLNDEEGESFISPANRSPLQIGSSSGYEHVTEHSSDASSDGNGNGEDQNKSNYTNVRKYDFRRWFYVLLAFNIIIILMNVTGIPFLYVTLKSPEHHEETVCIKCESLNMLYIDKSVFMKKDDQCCLKSSRQLFELFANVTRQLKSAPLAPQAMRSSDTLKRSHNEDIPMVQYKAMKLETIDNVTRISWDKEVQYPIQRVFGKLDQASRNTTITIPVAGLYYIYSRVHYIKPYGIGPTVIFGHSVLKIHEEQKNIVEDTLDSVNETCFQRNDVVMHTSHLHFVHNFKQNDKVYVRLDNDQHFDRSLDSNTKFGLFMIQRL from the exons ATGAGTCGCAAGCcaccaaacaaaagaaaaagactTGAGAGTACAAGATCACAAGCTTCTGGAATTTCCGCTTTGTCAAATATTGCACGATCTACTGATGATGTAAATGATAGCGATAGCAGGTGCTCTGCGACTTCGAACTGTAACTGCAACGGATTTCTACATGGCACCCACAATGACGCCATTAATGTAGTACCACCGCAAATCAATTTTGACACACAAACGGTGTCGCAAGAAAACAGACGACAGCGCCGAGTTTCATGGGGTTTGTGTGATGAGGACGAAGAGACCATTCCCAAAGGGTTGAACAATCAGCCAGATGTCCTGTTTAACAATAGGTCAAATGGGCAAGATCAGCGTGTGGAAATATATGCTAAAAACTACATCCCTCATCAAGATTCTGCCGTTCCAATTACCTCCCGTCGAAGTGAAGTTGAACTTCGCCGACAACTTgcagaacaacaacaacagattTCTCATCTGTTGGAAAGAGACAGAATAAATACTCAGAAGTTACTTCAAAGGCAAAAACTTCAACAGAGGCGCTCTATTAGTGTGACGTCATTAAGAGGATCGCCACAGGATTGCGTCACTTCCGTTAACAGAGATAGAATTCCAGGGCAACATGTGTATGAATCAGTTCCGCGTGTATCTCAAATTAACATACCATCTGAAGCTAATGTTCGAAATGAAAGTGTGTTTGTATTCCCTTCGGCACGTGCTGCCGGAGTAGCCCAGCGGCGTAGCAGGTCTTGCGATTTTCTTTTGAACGATGAAGAAGGGGAATCATTCATATCCCCAGCGAATAGAAGCCCACTTCAAATTGGAAGTAGCTCAGGCTATGAACACGTTACAGAACACTCATCTGATGCAAGTTCAGATGGGAACGGAAACGGAGAagatcaaaacaaatcaaactaTACAAATGTCAGGAAATACGACTTTCGTAGGTGGTTTTATGTTTTGTTGGCGTTCAACATAATAATCATATTAATGAACGTAACTGGAATACCATTTTTATATGTGACTTTAAAAAGTCCTGAACACCACGAAGAGACTGTTTGCATCAAATGCGAGTCACTTAACATGTTGTATATTGACAAATCAGTGTTTATGAAGAAAGATGACCAATGCTGTCTAAAATCTTCACGTCAGCTCTTTGAACTATTTGCAAAT GTGACACGTCAATTAAAGTCTGCTCCATTGGCACCACAAG CAATGAGAAGCAGTGATACGTTAAAGAGATCTCACAATGAAGATATTCCTATGGTGCAGTATAAAGCTATGAAGTTAGAAACAATAG ATAATGTTACCCGAATATCGTGGGACAAAGAGGTCCAATATCCAATACAAAGGGTGTTTGGAAAGTTGGATCAAGCATCTCGTAACACCACTATTACTATACCGGTAGCCGGTTTGTACTATATCTATAGTCGCGTTCACtatataaaaccatacggaattGGACCAACTGTGATATTCGGACATTCGGTGCTGAAAATACATGAGGAACAGAAGAATATTGTGGAAGATACGCTCGACTCGGTTAATGAAACATGCTTTCAGAGGAATGATGTTGTTATGCATACATCACATCTTCACTTCGTGCATAATTTTAAACAGAATGATAAGGTTTATGTAAGGTTGGATAATGACCAACACTTTGATAGAAGCTTAGATAGTAATACTAAGTTTGGACTTTTTATGATTCAAAGACTTTAA
- the LOC128545983 gene encoding tumor necrosis factor ligand superfamily member 14-like codes for MAKVPVVQLKADKKNNKTDDTVVIWEPRTDINTVDAKIVNNKIRIPTTGYYYVYSRVHYEKPKGNGTNNNNEFTIGHTVVKTISGNDKEKRMDNIVQRCFPSNSSGDVRHTNHLGSVQHLHKGDELFVRLDHKQYFDHTNTIFGLFLVAT; via the exons ATGGCGAAAGTTCCAGTTGTCCAGCTGAAGGCTGATAAAA aaaataataaaacagatGATACAGTTGTGATCTGGGAACCCAGGACAGACATCAATACAGTGGATGCCAAAATAGTGAATAATAAGATAAGGATTCCAACAACGGGTTACTACTATGTCTACAGCCGTGTTCATTACGAAAAACCAAAGGGCAATGGTACCAATAATAACAATGAGTTTACTATTGGTCATACAGTGGTAAAAACAATAAGTGGAAACGATAAAGAAAAGCGTATGGACAACATAGTACAGAGATGTTTTCCGTCTAACTCATCAGGTGATGTAAGACACACAAATCATCTTGGATCagttcaacatttgcataaaGGTGACGAATTGTTTGTAAGACTTGACCATAAGCAATATTTTGATCATACAAACACAATATTTGGATTATTTCTGGTAGCGACATAG
- the LOC123554182 gene encoding uncharacterized protein LOC123554182, translating to MSREASSTKKRRLESEQSQTSEITLHSNATQNTELSSDLDDNNSDSSSTNLNNTFYGSRSNVTNDVQTQMLYSRERRARRAIRKRQVSWSLDDDETFVKEIPQRPIAQYDNNFTGTNNSRRRTRRATESSLDNHALSYFQPQSPVNGQCDSFNHQPGVPPLRSNTTSQIHGHENEIQKQRIKEELIRQHDARTLQQTRSRSVTSLRTEGTQIPLGSHMYESLQQQRTAPVINNRPVETVVTMPHPDRYYLHPKTETKIQRNMKSGSFTTLNNIPGFSGDESSAYADVVRYSEGSTVSQHQVCCFNDCNSSFYRKGFFVLVVLNVILVILNSFGLPFVYSAINQEGKEEANHEGITGAQMSEICLKCEMLIGNAKQELESSEVTITEDKQCCFKSAEQLLPALLSVS from the coding sequence ATGAGCCGAGAAGCATCATCGACCAAAAAACGTAGGCTAGAGAGTGAACAGTCCCAGACATCTGAAATTACCCTCCATTCAAATGCCACTCAAAACACAGAGTTGTCGAGTGATTTGGATGACAACAACTCTGATTCGTCTTCCACAAATCTGAATAACACATTTTATGGTTCACGCTCAAACGTTACAAATGATGTCCAGACACAAATGCTATATTCAAGAGAAAGACGCGCTAGGAGGGCTATTAGGAAACGCCAAGTTTCTTGGAGCTTAGATGATGATGaaacttttgtgaaagaaattcCACAACGCCCAATTGCACAATATGACAATAACTTTACTGGAACAAACAACAGTCGTCGAAGAACGCGAAGGGCAACTGAGAGCAGCCTAGACAATCATGCACTTTCTTATTTTCAACCTCAGTCACCCGTTAATGGTCAATGTGACTCGTTCAATCATCAGCCAGGTGTTCCTCCTTTGCGAAGCAATACAACCTCACAAATTCATGGTCATGAAAATGAGATTCAAAAGCAACGGATTAAGGAGGAACTTATCAGACAGCATGATGCGCGGACACTGCAGCAAACGCGCTCAAGGAGTGTTACTTCTTTGCGGACTGAAGGAACGCAGATTCCTTTGGGAAGTCATATGTATGAGTCTCTACAACAGCAAAGAACAGCACCAGTCATTAACAACCGTCCAGTTGAAACAGTTGTTACCATGCCTCATCCTGATAGATATTATCTACATccaaaaactgaaacaaaaattcaaagaaacatgaAAAGTGGTTCATTTACTACATTGAATAACATACCCGGATTTTCAGGTGATGAAAGTTCAGCGTATGCGGATGTCGTTCGATATAGTGAAGGTTCTACTGTAAGTCAACATCAAGTGTGTTGCTTTAATGATTGTAACAGTTCATTTTACCGTAAAGGTTTCTTTGTATTAGTGGTGCTCAATGTCATTCTTGTGATACTTAACTCGTTTGGGCTTCCATTTGTGTACTCTGCAATTAATCAAGAAGGAAAAGAGGAGGCAAATCATGAGGGGATAACAGGGGCCCAGATGTCAGAGATTTGTTTGAAATGTGAGATGTTAATTGGGAATGCCAAACAGGAGCTTGAGAGTTCAGAAGTCACTATAACGGAAGACAAACAGTGTTGTTTCAAGTCAGCTGAACAGCTATTACCAGCTCTTCTTAGTGTGAGTTAA